The stretch of DNA CCAAGTGTACAAGTGTAGTTAAGATCTTGAACcttgttggattaaatcatctctagaaTTCATGTGTTgatgtttagtgcatgaaaatattgttattgtgataATATTCTTAAGGTCTTTGAATTCAAGAAAGGAGCTAGCAACTACTTTGGTTTAAAAGcttctattgaggtaaggaatcccttaagttggctcaatcacttggatatagacaattgctaggaaattatatggttaggaatttttacgtgataactatgtgttatgttatggatctataaattggcttcaaaaatccttactttgatttttggtaaattctaatatacatgttatagctattttatgcatgtataggttgtatttatgcccatataaatttatatttgtgaaattattgggtaaaaaccaaactagtttccagcagtgacctttcgaaaattattaggaaaaattggtgaggtattttgactccaaatTCTGTAGACATTTAGACCAAcgagtgtagaacctacatataaaatttcataatgatcggagtagtgtaaGTATGGTTTTTGCTCATTTTCCCAACACTGGTCCAGTGAGAAAAATATTTCGGACCAGgggcaaaaaggtaattttctgtgttaattcgtggacctttttgaccaaaactttttatggacatcaagtactatgagttagggttctaccataaaaatttcaagtgaaaaagagtccGGGAACTATTTTTAACGGCCCGATCTTTCGGGTGTCGCCAGTAGAAATCTCCCGTAGAGGGGCTGGACGCCccacggacgcgcgcgtccgctgcgcgtccgtaggcgcccagccttcggcacagcacgccgaaccagcggacgcggtccggacgtgcgtccgcCGGGCGTCCGCTGGCgcggccaaccgcgagtccgcgcgacgcggactcgtttcgACTTGTTTTcgacccggtttttccccgatgtttttaaccttgAGTGTTGTGAcattttgaaagcctacgggcatccgggtgaatatttttggaaattaaattattattttggtatcCTACTAATTTGGAAGAGTATTTGtacttgaaaattattatgactccTATGCTTGGATTTCTGTGATGtgactaatactaacctaagTATGCGGGTTGgaaaaatatacttgagtgagttttggctatggagtcgtgtgacttaaaggtggatgtgtttcgtaccccaccgtgagttaaacgtggatgtgttttgtaccccacgtgagagttggaaggtggatgtgttgtgtaccccaccgagatctaatagtggatgtgtttcgtaccccactcgtgaattaaaggtggatgtgtttcgtaccccaccgtgagttaacgtggatgtgtttcgtaccccacgtgagagttggaaaggtggatgtgttgtgtaccccaccgagatctaatagtggatgtgtttcgtaccccactcgtgaattaaaggtggatgtgtttcgtaccccaccgtgagttaacgtggatgtgttttgtaccccacgtgagagttggaaggtggatgtgttgtgtaccccaccgagatctaatagtggatgtgttttgtacccCACTTATGAGTAAGGCGAGAATTGTGTACCATGGGTGATGTGTGAGAGCTAACCATCGGGTGAATTAATGACTGAGTTATTTGCTCGATTTACTGAAATGAAGTGAAATTACTTGTTGTTAAAAATGTTGCAGGTTGATTGCGATTGTTGGGTAATGTTATCTTACCTTGTTCTtgttgaataattattttgaaaacctttgtttattttcgagtgatcatggatatccttacttagccgtcgcgctaactacacttcattgtgtactttatcagatgcagtctagcgtgggcctctgtggcccgatgagctctgaataggatggaagtcgaggttgaagactactctatcctagaatagacaccctgagggattatttccatatgtacatatctgggtattgatatggttatttgaggttgtaagtttagccttagcgtttgggtataggaaagatacctaagcgtggcggtaacacccagttttctgctggttagacgcttccgcaatgtattatattttaaggattttgtaataaatccaagatgtgaaaattggggtgttacagaaacaatattaccaattaatatacattagttaatttcaattttacattttccaaccaaataagctttattatttatttgaccaataaaatatttaattattttgtcaaGCATAATGCTCTATTTAAATAGCAAATGTTAtgttattacatatattacgaatatatcaccaattaatattaagaatattaccatattaccataataatattataggtgaatgaaattggtACGTTCTTAGCTATTGActtattttatgaataaatatatatggataattaacaattgactgattttatgaataaatatatatggataattaataaaataataaatgaataaaataaatgattttactaaaatgccactaagtttgggcggaaaaatttgggaggaggacattgtttttatatatagtatagattagaattatttccttatattacttaattccttaatttcattattagcttaattataattaattctttaattagtataataattaaaatattttaattattacaaatattgatattttgaaaCATTTGCTTATATTCATTAAGTAAAAAATGATTTAATATACGTTTGCAAAACTACAATCTGTATACCAAGGAGGCAAGGAGATATCCTTCCTGCAATAGTCTTCATTTGTTTTCCCGAATTACAGGAGCATCCgtagatggagaagatgaagattgctctAAAGGTTAATCATTAGAAAGTAAATCAGGAATAAGGAATAAAGATTTTAAACATAGTTACGTTTCcattgtatatgattttttaatataaggcaattttattacaatttaaatactctttattaaatattttatatagtattaattatcattataatgattattttgaaaatattttatttagtgcaaatatttataatgattattttgaaaatattttatttagtgcaaatattaatattttgaaatttgaaaatattttatttagtgcaaatattaatattttgaaatttttcttatattcattaactaaaaaaatattttttaattataaagataattttattaccatttaaatactctataattactttcaattatttaatttttattttcgattattaacttaattagaattatttccttatattacttaattctttaatttcattattagcttaattataattaattatttaattccttaattagtataataattaaaatattttaattaatgaaaatattgatattttgaaagatttgcttatattcattaactaaaaaaataatttaatatacgTTTACAGACACTGCAATCTGTATACCATGGAGAGATCCTTCCCACAATAATCTTCATTTGTTTTCCCGAATTACAGGAGCATCCgtagatggagaagatgaagattgctctAAACACGTACAAATATTAGATAAAATCATGAGTCAAATAACAATTATTCACAAATactatagaaattatttttgaggGATTCTAGAAAGATGGTGCACATAAATAGCTGTACTAGGCTAgatattgcctttgcggttAGTAAACTCAGTAGATATACGAGTAACCCCGGTGatatgcactggaaggcaattGTGAGGGTTATGAGATACCTAAGGGATACTCGTAACTATGCACTGCACTATACGGGATATCCTGctgtacttgaagggtatagTGATGCTAACTGGATATCTGATATTAAGGACTCTAAGACCACGAGTGGCTAcgtgtttacactagccggtgcagcTGTTGCATGGAAATCCTCTAAGGAAACCGTGATAGCTAGATCCACGATGGAATCTGAGCTGATAGCCTTGGACAAATGTTGTGAAGATGATGAATGGCTACGTCACTTTCTAGAGGATATTCCTAATTGGGAACGACCTGTACCTCCAATATGTGTGCATTGCGATAGCCAAGCCACACTTGGGAGAGTATGAAGTCacatgtataatggtaagtctagacatatatGTCGTAGACATAACACCATTAGACAACTTTTCtcaactggtgttgtctcggTTGACTACGTAAAGTCAAAAGACAACATATCGGATCCGTTAACCAAAGGGTTAAGTAGAGAGTTGACCGAGAAGTTGACACGATGAATGGGTCTGAAGCCCTTGGTATAAGTtctatagtggatacccaacctagctggcacctaggttcaatgggacaactaaattatggaacgtagcgtgtcactgtgggggtctcGGACCCCCAACCACTCCTCGTTAGAATAGTGGCTCCCGCACGAGGTTAGCACattgatgctttaatgattcgaatgtcggttgacatgtgtgagtatgcgggatactcggaaaagaatcacctatgtgagagagaagtgagggtcgcttcaaaggagaattcaactgggctcaattctttagaaactcttgcagaaccaggaacgGTGACCCATGACCAAAACGGGCACACTCATGAGAACAGAACAaggttggaaggttcctgtgtgagatatGTCATCGTCTACACAAAtggcagtcggttcaaagacacCGCGTTCTATCGCACAGCCAGTAGAGTAAATGTATCTTCACGAGggaaggttcaaagggtaacacctaCCTATCCTATGCAGGGATCGACCAGTGAACACAGTTGTTTCCGATTTCAAAACAACCccgaaaatcaattttcattcatgtgggggattgttggaaaatagcatGAAAATGGCAATTTAAGTGGCttttttgtggtacaaataaatgtggggtccacttccggtttgggtcgggtcaaagtggaatcgggttcttcgtagttagacgaagagattgatatattgtacgcacaaaacggataatgggtgaatgagaaattggttctcaaaggtgacccatttgagttagaaaaattgtGGGAAAGCTTTAGAATaaggctttgtcccacattggtttggaaagggaatttgtcccacattggcttagtgaattgtatagcatagaggctctctctcgcgcgcagggggggggggtgcaaatcaaatcttaaaatgagttcgaaaaggcttgaactcgtgtgcacgaatgtcgttcggaaAATTGGGTGGCCTTGCGGGCTAACTTATGCCAATTTTTCGAGACTTTTTTCCAACACAAAGCCTCTAAGGATTCGGCGATCTCCAGTCCTCGGCATCTAGGGCTCGTGATTTAGTCCTCGGCCCGTCCAGGACTCGTCCTCCGTGCGTGATCTAATCCTCGGTGAGGACTGGTTCGGAGACTCGCGTAACGGTTCGACCTTCCGTAGCCCGAATCATTGACCGAATCCTAGTCCATCCGTGTAATCTGAACACCTCGGTGTAACTCCTCGCCTCGGGTAGTGACCGTTCAAGTCTTGATTCATCTGTTACGGAATTAATACCgggttaattccaatttttattatttgaatcaaTTCTCAGGTAGTGGTCGACCGTTACAGGGGTTACAATGCTGAGTTTATGATCAGATTAAGTGCCTTAATTAAATGCTATTTAATCCTCAACTCCTATATAAGTAGATGGTAGGAGCAGCAGTTTGATACAGAACGAAAAAATACTCCTTTTCTCTCTCGAAAAAACTGCTTCTACTCTCTTCTTTGCATACTATGTTCAGACCTTGGTTCTTGTTCGCTGGGTTTcgaagtttgagtgctcaaactagaaatcggagcttgttttatcctgggaaacctaggctataacgctcctagcaccgtaggaggtagcaaataaggttttaaggatagtgtagTAAGTACACGTGATGCGGCCCAACATAACGAAGATCCATTAAGTGTATCCattgggccaatcacaaggcccaagtccaaacaattaaggcaactcttcattggttatgttcaaagatggtggaaacCCAAGGCCCATgtccctatacctataaatagggcacaatcatatcagtttagaaaggctttcattcaataaaattcttaagtttttctttacttgtgtaagaaaccttatagctaattgtggactcaattagtggctagtcgtggactcaactagcaaattgattcgtggactcgaatcaatcttcctttcttcaaccttagatttaggttcgtggactcgttcttgaatcgaaggaaactagatccgactctagttgattgaagattgcatcatcgaggtacttgaagctacaatgatattcttctaagtctttgaggattcgagactaagggtttcttgtgaggtctaaggtatttcgatccatctctatccttactttgggagctatcttaggacaatactccatctttatttgaaccttggactaggttcatatcaatttggtattagagcctaggtttatctcataatcattacaaatttggttccctaggtttcctaggatttgttaaaaaaaaaaaaaaaacatcattccTATCTTACTTATCCTttcttatatacataaaaaaaaaaaaaaacccaattttttttcttgcattcTTGATTGTGTTCTTTAATCTTGATATTTGTTATTGAGTTTCTTGAAAAACTATCCCACAatagttttccaattttccCACCCAATATCAACGAAAACCCACACCTCCAAACCACTATGTTATCATAAATTCTACCGGTTAGTTCTAGGAGCCATCAATTTGGTAAGATGGTTGAACAGGTTCCAAAGCCACCTCAGACGTTAGACCAAAAAATAAATGCTCTAGCCTTTGCCATGGATGGGTTAAGCACTCGAATAACTAATCTAGAGCAACACCATCAGCAAGTGCAACCGCAACTCTATACTAGGGGAAACATTTATGGAAAGGGATGCCTTGTCATTATCAACTCAGATCGTTGTATGAATTTGGCTAGTGCAGCCATGGTGGACTACCTTAAGTTACCTCTTATCGATCACCCACAACCATATATTCTTATTGATTCAGGGGATGTGAGAGTGACTAAACAagcttttattcctttttgtatTGGCAAGTATTATGATGAGGTTCTATGTGATATTGTGCCAATGCGTACTGCACATGTTTTGCTTGGAAGGTCTTGGCAACATGATAGACATTTTTACTATAATGAACTCAACTACACATGCAATGTCACCTACAATGGATTTATGCATATGCTTCAGCCTCTCCTTCCAAAACAAGTAGAAGAAATCCACCTGAGGTTGAAGCAAGCTCTCAAACCagccttgaagaaagaagaaatcaaagagaTCAAAGTGGAACCACCACGTATGGAATTGGAGTCGCCACTCCAATCCTCTAACTCGGTTTGTAGCCAAACAAATGGACCACAATCAGTGATACAATTGAAAGGACCAGCCCAAGGTGTCAAAGTGCAGCCTATCTTGGTAACTAAAAAGGATAGTAACCAAGAGAAAAGAAGGATAAAGTTAACTGGAGCAACTCATGTCAAGCATCCTAAGAGAAAGTTGCATGAGCGTGATAAAGCAGAAAGTGATCTTGCTTATTTGTCTttcattgaagatttggattCGAGGATGAATCCTTTTGAAGAAGAGGTTAGGAACCAGCACACACGGAATCCAATAAGGGTCCATAGTGTGCTCATCACAAGGCCCATCACTACATCCTTAAAGCATCATTGGTGGAAGAaacaagaaagcccaagaataatttcatttgatagaGGGAAGAATTATAGTGGCCCATTTCAAGTGATACCAGGGATCGAAGATAGTGCTTATAAGATTCGAGGtcgaatcattttcaagaaggggaggatgatgcgGCCCAACATAACGAAGATCCATTAAGTGTATcaattgggccaatcacaaggcccaagtccaaacaattaaggcaactcttcattggttatgttcaaagatggtggaaacCCAAGTCAAGCCCatttgcaaaagatgaagaagaactcaaggctttttataattctttaagtgctgattttgggaattaaattaggcccaaatcagccctattatttttggtcatcattattttaaattgtttggcatgaaagagaaaacactagtttgtatttagaaaggattccttaaatccctttctaaataggactatatttacttgctttttagattaggtttaggactctttttccaattgtatttaggattataatgatgtccctatacctataaatagggcacaatcatatcagtttagaaaggctttcattcaataaaattcttaagtttttctttacacttgtgtaagaaaccttatagctaattgtggactcaattagtggctagtcgtggactcaactagcaaattgattagtggactcgaatcaatcttcctttcttcaaccttagatttatgttcgtggactcgttcttgaatcgaaggaaactagatccgactctagttgattgaagattgcatcatcgaggtacttgaagctacaatgagattcttctaagtctttgaggattcgagactaagggtttcttgtgaggtctaaggtatttcgatccatctctatccttactttgggagctatcttaggacaatactccatctttatttgaaccttggactagaTTCATATCAACACGACTCAAGCTTACCCTTGTCCAGAAATTCCTTTCGTattttgtgcttgttattttttttggaaatattattttcgtaatatATTTCCTAACACTATTATCCAAACTATAAATATCAATCACATTGTCAAAGACGTCGTCATTTTGTCACTCATACAAAATCTTTATAATGCGTTTATAAAGCACAACAAAAGAGCTTCCTTCCATATGACATATACTGAAACGATGAAAGAGAAGTTGTGCATGTGCTAGTACATTCAACTTTGCAAGATAGTCAAACTAACAATTATACATCACTagtttaaaagtttatatatttaataaatcaaCAAAGTAATTCGTCCGAAAGCTTTGGCATAACATGGTGAAccgacaattttaccccttcatttgacctcaacttaaaaaaaatttgacgaaatgaccaacatcagaaagaatttgaaatttAAGGAACCTatattgtccaaattaaaagtcggggactaattttaaaaaatcaacatagtcggaggaccattgctggaattaactctttatttaaatataaattgtcatttttataTGGATAAATATCATTTACTTATCACATTAACGGTTGTTcaatctcttgaagtagataacgAACCATTTTAGACTCAAAGAATATAATAAGTATATTTTGGAACCAAAAGTCCATTATTTCATTGACATTGGAGTATCGTTTTTGGACCAGAAGTTCCATAATCACATCAAGCCTGATATTATATTCGCGATAAAATTGCTAGCAACATTTAATGCTCCTCTtacaatgaaatattggaattgtatttaacattttaacatATCCTCTAGTATCTTTGAGTTATAAAAGATTTTGGCATTTATGTGAAAAATCATTGTATGGTTTTAATGGGTTACTTGGGTACTGGCTATtaatatttgatacccattatGCCAAGTCCCAAAATTGGTTGCACTATATTTTACTCCTATTGTCTTATAAAGGGGCAATAAAGATTGTGTTGAATCAATGATAAATgtgtatattatgaaaaatgttaatACACATTATGATGTCAATATTATACGCACATGAGCTCTAAAAAAAGTCACGGGATTATTCACCGCATTGACAATTGGACATATTTGTTCACGAAATCACTTTCTACATTTTGGAGGTATATTTTAtataagggatttgaagaatgATATCTTAAGGGGAGTATCATTTACTTGAATCATGAGTATTATGCTCTAAAGTTTATGTTGGGATTATGGttgcactctttttcccttagctaattttttttcccactaagttttcttagcgtaaggtttttaatgagccAACCGATGCAACACATAATTTgacatatatcatgtactcttttcctcattaagtttttcccactggaTTTTTCTAATGATGTTTTTAACGAGACTTGAATATGATATAGTAATCTCAAAATGGAGAAATTACAAAATCCTAAAGTTTATACACTAGAAGTTTGTGATTGGTTATCCTAAAGACTATGCCCTGAAGATCATGATTGATTTatagttgtactcttttttccttggctaaGTTTTtaccactgggttttcttagcctaaggttttaatgaggcaacaTTATGTAACAGATGTTTTGAAATACATCATGTACTTTTTTCCTTTGACTAGGTTTTTTTCCCACAGGATTTTCCTAacaaggtttttaatgaggcatgaatatgataaaataatggCCAAGGGAGAGTGTTATGAATAATACATTCATATGTAGTCATTATACCAGTTATTATATTTTCTAGATGTATGAAGGGTCAAGTGTCATTTTGGAGTGTTGAAGGGTCAAGTTGATTTCCTATATATAAGCTCATATGTTTCATGTGAAAATGTACTTCTGAGTTCTGAATGATATTAATAAGAATTCTCCCAAGCTCCTTCTCTCCTTAGGATCCGtttggaaaacagaaaaatgacttttggaaaatattttctggaatttgagtcattttcagaaaaattgtttcatttcccgtgtttggatgtattatagaaactgtctttgtgtgtttggttcattttatggGAAATGtgtagaattatataattaaacattgtaattattttatttaaaatataaaaattataataatattaaaataatattatttattaaaaaatagaattaaaaaaaaaacgtagcACAGGTTTCCGACGGTTTCCCTACCTCCTTGGTCCaccccacctccttggtccacaGTCATGAGTGATATAGCTTAGTTTTGGCCGAGAACATGCGAAACGGTCATTTTGGCaatttcggaaaatgacttacagaaaaaaattccgtaagtcattttctagaaaaatgaattgattttccttggtcaatagaaaacattttccggacgttaccaaacaccgaaaactagaaaaacattttctagaagccattttacaggttaccaaacacactcttaatCTCTCTATATTTCTCTTTGTATAATTCATGTTCTTGTTTTCTTACaaatttccttattttataACATGTATGATATACCTTGAGACTTGAGAGATTAACAATACCATTCAAGACTACAAAAATATTTCAAGTCCAAGCTAATTGAGAGTTGGTAAAAACGACAATTAAAGATTGTTAAATCATCAATTTTTTGAGTAACAATATTAAAATCAGTCACATTATTACATTCAATAAATGACATACTGTTAAGCATAAGAGCATCAACCAAAAGATCTTCACCATCAAAGGATACTCAAACTAATACTTTTACGtaatactttttgttttttagggGGCATAATAATGCAAAAAAATTCCTTGGCTTCTTCGTAGTTGCATGACTCTTCATCAATGAAGACCTTCTCAAGTGCGGGAAAACAAGTAAGCAGTCCCTTGATGAACATATCATACGCATAACTTCCATTATATGAGTTCAACTTCAATGTGTGAAGCATTGTATGTCTTTGAGCCACAGTGTGAAATTCGTCCGAA from Ipomoea triloba cultivar NCNSP0323 chromosome 7, ASM357664v1 encodes:
- the LOC116024133 gene encoding secreted RxLR effector protein 161-like; amino-acid sequence: MVHINSCTRLDIAFAVSKLSRYTSNPGDMHWKAIVRVMRYLRDTRNYALHYTGYPAVLEGYSDANWISDIKDSKTTSGYVFTLAGAAVAWKSSKETVIARSTMESELIALDKCCEDDEWLRHFLEDIPNWERPVPPICVHCDSQATLGRV